A segment of the Biomphalaria glabrata chromosome 18, xgBioGlab47.1, whole genome shotgun sequence genome:
ggacTATTgtcttagaattagatctagattctaagtctaaatctattaatcTATTAAATATATCCagacataattatattttagCTAATAATTTAGACTTGATCTAGAGTCTTCTATAGAATAtagatgcatatatatataatgtatatattttaatttaagtgCTACTAGAATTAATCTCTAGACTCTGCTGTCTAGACTGTAAATGTCGAGTAGGCCCCTAAAATAAGGTATTATGGCGCCTCGATCATAAAtaatattgttttgtaatttatatcattaaataataaatacttaGGAATCTGATCTAGAGTCTATTATTGATCGGAAAGGGGGATGCTTGAACcctgccccccctccccccagagcatgtattaaaaaaaagctagataTCTAGTGAGATCTACTCAGACATCTATCAATACCATTTCCAGTTTCTAGAATCATCCAGCAAAAtcacaaacaaatgttcttctACTTCACAATCCTATGGTagtgctttttaaaaactttttttttctttgacattgtagtcaaaaatttttgttgttttgtaattctgacagttttctttatttaaaaataaacctttTTAACCTTTTTGCAACTTTTATTTGTCCAAAGGTATCGACTTTAAGATTCGGACAATAGAGTTAGATGGCAAAAAAATTAAGCTACAGATATGGTGAGATTTTCAATTTATTGTGTGTCCATTTGTGTTTTGTGGGATAAAAACTTCGTAATATAATGTGGAATTAAAGCTGCTTCTAAAATTTAGGTACAGATTTAATTCCTCCATTTTTTGTGACAGGGACACAGCTGGTCAAGAAAGGTTCAGAACTATCACTACAGCCTACTACAGAGGAGCAATGGtattaatctcttttttttttttatttttctacacaCATTAGTatgatatatataatttattaaattatgatCTTGTTGCAGTTGCTTTATTGAAAATAATTCACTTTGAATTTAATTTGCCACTAAATTGTATTTGTCCAAACTAGGGCATAATGCTGGTATATGACATCACAAATGAAAAAAGTTTTGACAACATAAGGACATGGATAAGAAATATCGAAGAGGTAAGCTTAGGATTATTGTATCATCTTATTCCTTAgatcttaaaagtcaatgtggTATTGCACCTTCTGTAGTACTGTCCATGTTGAAGCGTATATAACTAAATATGGCAAAACATTTAGATAGTATCAAATCGGCATTAGAATGAGGATAGGTGTTAAACATAAGGATTTAGTAATTAAAAATGTGGTTGTTTAGAAACATTCTGCCCATTTAACTAGTGAGCTATTACCTATATGTATTTATAAACTGATAACGATCTCtcattttgtaattttgttgCAATTTGTATTTGCTTTATGtttcatgattatttttttttccttaaaactTCATGAATTTTTAATTACCCCTTAAGCTGATTGGGATAGAATATTTTGTCATTAGTTGgacagtttcttttttttttttcactatttatttatgccaaagcaatagaaaaaaaatttacacaatGTTTCTTATTGGCAGCATGCCTCCAAAGACGTAGAGAAGATGATGTTGGGTAATAAATGTGATCTTACAGACAGACGGCAAGTTTCCAAAGACAGGGGAGAGCAGGTAAATAAAATTCCTctgcactttttaaaatttaagttaGTAGCTCTCATCATTTTGCATTGATAATCTGGATTAGATTACTAaaccttttataaaaaaaaaaaataatttatcgtACCAATAAGCGCCTTATGACATCAGTTCTTGACTAGCTGGTGCTCATCATAAGTTATTGTGTAGGCCCCTATTTATTAATGGTGGGGTTTAATACACTTGGTGGAGTAGGGCAGGAGATCTCATTTAATACCATCATTGTAGGGAAACTGCttaacccattagctccttctgcaGTTGGAAACGTTTTCCCGTTTTTGACCTAAACTGTTGTAGAACGTTTCTAAaaccccctattcaatatacttgattcaaactttttaaaaagaagatttcttctagtctcgtTTCAAGCGTGATTACAAATCATTTTGGAGATTTACCAGGCCTATATCCGCAGTGTATAAGCCCCCACATgggaaaatgagtatttttgaagttttttataTTCTAGTGGTATTAaacgtatatatttttttaaactagacatatagttctattttttaaagttgtttgtttgtttatatgtattagatcttctatttgattattttttcaaaatacatatttttggGGATTTTTTTAATACGGAGTTATCCCTCCTTGCTTAGGACTTTGAAAGGGTTTTTTTTCAACcggaaataggagctattgggttaagCCTCTACTATTCTTCAGAATGGTGGCTGACTGATgtgaatcttttttttgttgttgttgtttatagcTTGCTATAGAGCATGGCATCAAATTTATGGAAACCAGTGCTAAAGCCAGCATTAATGTAGAGGAGGCATTCTTCACACTTGCCAGGGACATTAAATCCAAAATGGACAGAAAAATTGTAAGTTCATTCATCTTGCTATATGTTTTCTAACAGGAAAGAGTTCTTCCTCTCAGCTGTGAATAACATGTTTTATTAGTCACACTGGCTCAGGTGTGTTATTTAATTCATATAATGCTAGGCCTAAAGTGTCATTTGCTCAGTAATACTTTTTAGTTACACAGTGTGAGTATGTAAAGAGCGTTACAAAGCTGGACAGAGGAATGAATTGTAGCAGACATTTTTGAAAGTTGAATTTTATAGAGCTTGGTGTTGTTACTGatcattgacttgtagcaccaaactgctagtagacaactaaactgttgaagGCTTAATAAGTCTTTAACTAATAAagcttcaaataacttgaataccttccttgtgaacaatactaagtagacaaaatcaacttatgataaaaatgaaataaacgtAGTAgaatttagtaataatatttttaacaaattctaactcactacaataacacgaCCTTTCAGTCTCACATTCTGGAGTTGTCTGTCCTAAATGACCAAATGACAATGCCACTTATGttgcaacacacacacacactccataatacATACGGAgatattctttattttccaagacatttgaatttttaaaaaatttattttacatccATTGCCCATATCTGTTGTGGTTATGTTATGAAAAGCTTCAGTCAGCTAATTTAATCTTATCAGAAGGTATACATACAATGTCAAAAGCTCAGGCAAATTTAAACTTAAGCTCAAAatccccctttttaaaaaaaatgtttaaacaagTATAACACAAATTCTCAAATGTTTAAACAAGTATAACACAAATTCTCAAATGTTTAAACAAGTATAACACAAATTCTTGTTTCAAAAACAGAGTCCTATTTGAATCCTGCATTATGGGCAGAAGTTTTTGACTGGTTTTCCGTCTTCTTATTTGGTTTCAGTGCTGAATCCTACAAATTAAAGCAACCAAAAAGTGACATTGCTCGGACATATTTGTGGCTGCTATTTACAAACATTGAGTCGAACATAAACACACTCATACTCTCATCAAGTTTATCCAAGtcattaagttaaaaaaaatgtatttccaaCAAATGTTGTAATACACTTcttcaacaaaacattttttttccatttttaatttaatagggTCTACTATGCGTTAGTGTAGTTTTTTCAATCCGGAGTCTGTGGGTATGTTTTGACTATATAAAGAAGTCCCTGGGtccaaaaaagtttgagaacctctgtacTAGAAGACATTATGATTCTAATTTTTCTAGGTAGTGGCCCATCCACTGGCATTGATCCCTTTTCTGTTGCTGCAGGGACATCAAACCAAACTCTTATACTATCCTTCTAGTCCCTACTAGATGATGTTATGTTTCACTCCTTCTTGGGTGGAAGGAACGTCTCTTTCATTAATAGTGATATCTTAAACCAGTTCCAGATTCTGGTGCTCACCATTGTTAGGTGGAGTTGCCAGATAAACTGCATTGGAATTCTTTATCATATTATTTTCCAGTtaatttttgttagtttcacTAATTCAGTATTCATCTTTTTTACAATCAATCAAgttacaaatgaaaatttacaCTTGAAAATTTGGTAATAGAAATAGTCTGGTTAGTGCAAGGATTGTCTTGTTGTTACCACAGTTGTCAAATGATTGCATTCTCTGTGTTCTCTTCACTGACAGGATTCGTCAGGGCAGGTGAGCGGCAAGCAAGGAGGAGGCTACCAGCTAAAGAATGAGAATTCTCAAAAGAAGTCTTTTTGGAAGTCCTGTACATTGCTATGAGTATCTCCATTTCTGTTTGCTAGTCTGAGCGGGTGAATGTTTGCTTAAATAGCTTAGTATCATGAAGCTTGACAGGAGAATGATTACTTTGTTTCATgtacattgtttttttattgtcaacaaacattttttataactttCACTATAGAAGgattatgtttatatattaaatttatgaaCAAAGGTGATATTTGGAAATAGACTGACTTAAGCAGCCATTAAAAAACTGATGAATTATAGCATCATATTTTTGGATTTAGTTATTTAGtgattatttgctttttttttctgtactcaCATATTGAGCTAGATCTGAGAGTAAAGTAACAGTAATGCTGCAGCTGCTGTTGTGCATCAGTTTCCTCCCTTGAAACATAACATTAACAAAAACATACTACTCAAAAAGTTTTGAATTAGGTACTGATGCAGGCTAATGCTGATCTGAAGGGCTTTGAGATCATGGATGTGCTACTTTACTTGGAGCATTCCcgcctgcttttttttttgtacatttcttGTTCAGCTgcccaaaagatttttttttttaccatgtgATCTAAAGAAGTAAAAGAAATTGCTTCATGCTATATTTAATCCTATTTCCGTTTAAATTATTCTTCTATTATTTAATGCATGTTACCTTTTCTAATTGAtcactaattttattttattattatttttgccatttaaaatttctttatagaagagagagagagagagcaattaTAAGTTGACCTTTCCACAATATTTTCTAAATGACCAAGATGATAAATAAGAAACACTTTTATGAAGTTGCAGTTTGAATTTCTTattaatgggatattttttttataaaagatttTGTAAAATCTAAGAAAATGGAGTTAAATTCCTTTCAAGAAGTTGCTCATTATCCAGATGTAAAAGTAGGCATTTAAAAGAGCTATTTGATGGTGCTGAAATTATTTTCCCGATTGCTTATATGTCAAGCTCAAAATCTTGCAAAGTCTTATTAACTTGTGGTAGACATGCCTACCGTTGCGCATTATGCGGAACCATCCCTCAAAAAACGCTTAGGTTCTACATTGGCGATTTTTTTCTCTGCCAAGTTTGAAttccgacaaaaaaaaatctcagtttATTTTTTCCTAGTGcaaaatgaaaatactgaatgcaaataaaatatgtataggtctgtgtttattgtttacatttcatctcatCCCGGTGTGTCCTAGATTTATGTAGATATGGTTTagctagatcttgatctatcaTCTAGTTGATTAGTCTAGTAAGGGCTAATGCGCAAATGCTCCATTCTGATCATTTCTTTCCCTGACAGTGTACCTAGATCTAACCAGTTAAACTAATTTGACTAATATTTTAATAAGGACACAGATTATACTGGTTAGACTCTGATATTAGAGATCTACGGACTTatgaaaactaaatttattattaattcaatATGGCTGCTAAACTTTAACACTTTTAATGGCCCAAAATTCCAAATTATCAACATGAGTCTTCCTCATTCAGGGTCTTtggggtaggcatgtctgctgTGGTGTTTATTACTTAAATTATTTCCCTATGAGGATGAGTGGAAGTTTTTAAATGGTACAAGCTGGTAAAAACATTGTTGGGCATCTCAGTAAACTTTCTTAATTCagacaattttatttattgctaaagattaattacaaatattaaGTAAAAGAACCACCAAAaagaaattttgtttatttaatatattttggaGAACCtaaatgtatattttcttttaagtggtcttaaaaatgaaatttaatgtATTCAGTTTTATAGATTAAAGAATATgtttatatgacaaaataacaaaaactcACTACCCTATTCATAgctcactgaaaaaaaaaagtctgttcaGTCTTGAGGTACTTGAAATGTCAGAAATTTAATGCTcccatttaatttatttcataacCCTGCAAAGCAAAGTACAGTTTGGCGTTTCCACAAGGAAGAGTAAATTATGTAACAAAGTCGTTAATATAAGGCTGAGTGACTTATGGAGAAATTTGTGATACTGTATGTTTGTTGTCCTGCCCTGTAATAAAATGTGAAAGGGTTTAGCTGTGCCTGTTATGTTCTTTCTCTTCCTcaggggtgttttttttttttttgtctagaatGTTTTGGGTTGTTTGGGTTTATGTAAAGGCAATTTTTAGTTGAACCTTTTAAACCTTgagttattttaatttgtttcattattcTAGAAGATAACTAATGGAACTGAAGGGAA
Coding sequences within it:
- the LOC106051305 gene encoding ras-related protein Rab-8A-like, which encodes MAKTYDYLFKLLLIGDSAVGKTCILFRFSEDAFNSTFISTIGIDFKIRTIELDGKKIKLQIWDTAGQERFRTITTAYYRGAMGIMLVYDITNEKSFDNIRTWIRNIEEHASKDVEKMMLGNKCDLTDRRQVSKDRGEQLAIEHGIKFMETSAKASINVEEAFFTLARDIKSKMDRKIDSSGQVSGKQGGGYQLKNENSQKKSFWKSCTLL